The Corynebacterium suranareeae genome window below encodes:
- a CDS encoding ATP-binding cassette domain-containing protein, with protein MRSLLRDIPAVGWLLTALIVARMVVITLVIIGFGLLIDAPSPTQSAPFWWVLAGAITAAALLWAEAVLPQRLRARTESVWRKQLARKNLGLSSTGHDDAHIITLATEATTKASTYTVLFLGPFFAAFLAPIAVIIVIGLALSWSIAGLLSIGLCIIPFVISWAQRMLKGAGAGYGRAAGQLAGVFLESVRTLGTTMMLNATGSRRRLIEHRAEKMRSQVMSLLYRNQLMILVTDGVFGIATTTVAVVLAVASYSTETLTLGQAIALVLLARLLIDPINRMGRTFYTGMAGKPSLIAINKALATPPAVTAAPSTNNSVLVDGDLNISNLTISRGDTEIINGISFAVSKGSHVAIVGPSGAGKSSLALALSGLLDFEGTISIGGHDCTMDDLRASISFVPQSPTLFSGTIASNIDLANTGVDSAEIHSLLLGDELPADLAVGETGKGVSGGQAARISIARGLMKNSRIVVFDEATAQLDYANAKQVRKSAKSLDCTLLEITHRPSEALDADIIVVLENGSITMIDTPEQVSAHNAFFRQAVLEEQH; from the coding sequence ATGCGTTCACTGCTTCGTGATATCCCTGCAGTGGGTTGGCTATTGACTGCACTAATTGTGGCGCGGATGGTAGTAATTACCCTGGTCATTATCGGTTTTGGGCTGCTTATCGACGCCCCCTCGCCCACTCAATCAGCGCCTTTTTGGTGGGTGCTCGCTGGTGCCATCACAGCAGCTGCACTGCTGTGGGCGGAGGCTGTTTTACCCCAGCGTCTTCGAGCGAGAACTGAAAGCGTATGGCGTAAACAATTAGCACGTAAGAACTTAGGTCTTTCATCCACGGGCCACGATGACGCGCACATAATCACCTTGGCTACAGAGGCAACAACGAAAGCCTCAACATATACCGTGCTATTTTTAGGCCCATTTTTTGCAGCGTTCTTAGCACCAATTGCGGTGATCATCGTGATTGGGCTAGCTCTGTCATGGTCGATTGCTGGACTCTTAAGTATCGGATTGTGCATCATTCCGTTTGTCATTTCCTGGGCTCAGCGCATGCTCAAAGGAGCTGGTGCTGGATATGGTCGAGCTGCTGGGCAACTAGCTGGAGTCTTTTTAGAATCGGTGCGCACGTTGGGTACCACGATGATGCTCAACGCCACCGGTTCTCGGCGCCGCTTGATTGAACACCGGGCTGAAAAAATGCGATCGCAAGTGATGTCGTTGTTGTACCGAAATCAACTGATGATTTTGGTCACCGACGGTGTTTTTGGCATTGCCACCACTACTGTTGCCGTAGTTTTAGCTGTTGCCAGCTACTCCACGGAAACATTGACGCTTGGCCAAGCCATTGCGCTTGTTTTACTCGCACGTCTGCTGATTGATCCCATCAACCGAATGGGTCGGACTTTTTATACTGGCATGGCCGGCAAGCCGTCTTTGATAGCAATCAATAAAGCTCTTGCCACTCCCCCTGCAGTTACTGCTGCACCATCAACTAACAATTCTGTGCTGGTTGATGGTGACCTCAACATTAGTAATCTCACCATCAGCCGCGGCGACACAGAGATAATCAACGGAATTTCTTTTGCTGTTTCTAAGGGCTCACATGTAGCCATTGTGGGGCCAAGTGGTGCTGGAAAATCTTCACTCGCCCTTGCACTATCAGGTCTTTTAGATTTTGAGGGCACCATTTCTATTGGTGGACATGATTGCACCATGGATGATCTACGCGCCTCGATTAGTTTCGTTCCGCAATCCCCCACCTTGTTTAGCGGAACCATTGCGTCCAATATCGATCTCGCCAACACCGGGGTGGACTCCGCAGAAATCCACAGCCTCCTTCTCGGAGACGAACTTCCTGCTGATCTTGCAGTTGGCGAAACCGGAAAAGGCGTATCTGGCGGACAAGCTGCACGTATTTCCATTGCCCGGGGACTTATGAAGAACTCTCGGATAGTCGTTTTTGATGAAGCCACAGCACAACTCGACTACGCAAATGCCAAGCAAGTACGCAAATCAGCTAAATCCCTTGACTGCACATTGCTTGAGATCACCCACAGACCTTCAGAAGCCCTCGACGCCGATATCATTGTGGTCTTAGAAAACGGATCCATCACCATGATCGATACTCCCGAACAAGTATCTGCACACAATGCGTTTTTCCGCCAAGCAGTATTGGAGGAACAACATTGA
- a CDS encoding DivIVA domain-containing protein produces MYKVFEALDDLVQAVQRAYGVPMTGNCVVPRQEVLALLDDLRDALPVELDDAQDVLDHRDGVIREAEEKAIAIVDDAENEARNLLARATEESDAMVEDATKHAQSVVGKANDTADRIVGDARREANSVTERAQAESERLVNSGNDAYRRAVAEGQAEQERLVSEAEVVRRSMEEAHRIVDAAHADSNKLRNECDEYVDSKLAEFETSLSTTLRSVTADRSALRRGAGATGREPREEQPAARGDYDRDYERSYDREYGRDYDRDYDRDDRDY; encoded by the coding sequence ATGTACAAGGTCTTCGAAGCACTGGATGATTTAGTTCAAGCCGTTCAACGCGCATACGGCGTTCCCATGACCGGAAACTGCGTGGTTCCACGTCAGGAAGTGCTCGCGCTGTTAGATGATTTGCGCGATGCGCTGCCAGTGGAACTTGATGATGCGCAAGATGTGTTAGACCACCGTGATGGCGTTATCCGTGAAGCTGAAGAAAAAGCTATCGCCATTGTTGATGACGCCGAAAATGAGGCACGAAACCTTCTTGCCCGTGCCACCGAAGAATCAGACGCCATGGTGGAAGATGCCACCAAGCATGCCCAATCTGTCGTCGGTAAAGCTAATGACACGGCGGATCGAATTGTTGGGGATGCGCGTCGAGAAGCAAATAGCGTGACTGAGCGCGCGCAAGCTGAATCTGAGCGCCTGGTTAATTCCGGCAATGATGCCTACCGCCGGGCAGTCGCAGAAGGCCAAGCCGAGCAAGAACGCCTGGTCAGTGAAGCGGAAGTGGTTCGTCGCTCTATGGAAGAAGCACATCGTATTGTTGATGCAGCACATGCTGATTCCAACAAGTTGCGCAATGAATGCGATGAATACGTGGACTCGAAGCTTGCTGAATTTGAAACCTCACTATCCACCACGCTGCGTTCTGTAACAGCTGATCGTTCCGCATTGCGCCGAGGTGCAGGAGCCACCGGCAGGGAACCACGCGAAGAGCAACCTGCAGCACGCGGAGATTACGACCGTGACTACGAGCGAAGCTACGACAGGGAATACGGACGCGACTACGACCGGGATTATGACCGCGACGACCGTGATTACTAA
- a CDS encoding arginase family protein yields the protein MHPFSKVDNSRTLRLVWPQWQGAGRDNISVLLPEYSYSFARRGYETGAKILDAILPPHAGPTEVVSVPDVDDEGVMGGIESRSTVFESLGNALKALDKHDAERVLTLGGECSVSVAPFSQLAAKYGDDLAVIWIDSHPDSDTTETNYNGYHAMALSTLIGHGDQEITATLPATVDSSRVAIAGLHAWEEDAYVNVDKWGIRAFSPDDLRDSTQGLVDWLKSTGASKIAIHLDVDTVDSDEAALGLGKVPGGLTTAQVQ from the coding sequence ATGCACCCTTTTTCAAAGGTCGATAACTCCCGTACTCTGAGGCTTGTCTGGCCGCAATGGCAAGGTGCAGGCCGAGACAATATCTCTGTACTTCTACCTGAGTATTCATATTCTTTTGCTCGACGTGGATATGAAACAGGGGCAAAAATACTAGATGCAATCCTTCCTCCGCATGCTGGCCCAACTGAGGTTGTTTCAGTGCCAGACGTTGATGATGAGGGAGTAATGGGAGGCATTGAATCACGCTCAACTGTGTTTGAATCCTTAGGAAACGCGCTTAAAGCACTGGATAAACATGACGCTGAGCGAGTGCTTACCCTTGGAGGTGAGTGCTCTGTCAGTGTTGCCCCATTTTCGCAATTAGCAGCGAAGTATGGTGATGACCTCGCCGTTATTTGGATCGATTCTCACCCAGATTCAGATACCACAGAGACTAACTACAACGGATATCATGCGATGGCACTTAGTACGCTTATCGGGCACGGTGATCAAGAAATTACGGCAACTCTGCCGGCAACTGTTGATTCATCGAGAGTTGCTATAGCTGGGCTTCATGCGTGGGAAGAAGATGCATACGTCAATGTTGATAAATGGGGGATACGAGCATTTAGCCCAGACGATCTACGTGATTCTACCCAGGGATTAGTCGATTGGCTGAAATCCACCGGTGCCTCCAAGATCGCGATCCACTTAGATGTCGACACCGTTGATAGCGATGAAGCAGCATTGGGGCTTGGCAAGGTACCAGGTGGATTGACAACGGCGCAGGTGCAATGA
- a CDS encoding glycerate kinase: MTNPALSPSIIIAPDSFKGTATASEAATYLGEGVLEVLPEASITLAPMADGGEGTSAVFDGEVITLPTTNAAGLLTEASYTFDPSTNTAYIDIAAASGLPAVADNPVPTTGDTYGTGVLIADAVTRGATRIALGLGGSATTDAGSGILIALGAVPRNKAGYALRTGGADLINLDYIDTAELNIPAAAVEWILLTDVDAPATGPHGAARVFGPQKGATEKDILLLDAALGHTCAQLQVDGTKPGMGAAGGIAIGLTWLSTLMHGNGEHIHILPGAPLIARSNGIEAALPDTDLLITGEGKLDSQSFTGKVVGTLHALAQSHGVDLAVAAGGVESGIPDDFLAVEMIKSSDVAAQLRDAGRRIAEDYLSKN, encoded by the coding sequence ATGACCAATCCCGCACTCAGCCCGTCGATTATTATCGCCCCTGATTCCTTCAAAGGAACTGCCACCGCATCTGAAGCTGCAACGTATTTAGGTGAAGGCGTTTTAGAAGTGCTCCCCGAGGCTTCTATTACTTTGGCACCCATGGCTGATGGTGGCGAAGGAACCTCGGCAGTTTTCGACGGTGAGGTCATAACATTACCCACGACCAACGCCGCAGGACTTCTCACCGAAGCCAGTTACACGTTCGACCCATCAACTAATACTGCATATATTGACATCGCCGCAGCCTCCGGCTTACCGGCTGTTGCCGACAATCCAGTTCCCACCACCGGAGACACCTACGGAACCGGTGTTCTTATAGCCGACGCTGTTACCCGCGGCGCAACCCGTATCGCACTTGGGCTTGGCGGCTCGGCCACCACTGATGCTGGTTCAGGAATTTTAATCGCACTTGGAGCAGTCCCACGTAACAAAGCGGGATACGCTCTGCGCACCGGCGGCGCCGACCTGATCAACCTCGACTACATCGACACCGCAGAGCTGAATATCCCAGCAGCAGCCGTCGAATGGATCCTTTTAACCGATGTCGACGCCCCAGCCACCGGCCCACACGGTGCCGCCAGGGTATTCGGCCCCCAAAAAGGTGCTACAGAAAAAGATATTTTGCTTCTCGACGCCGCCCTTGGCCACACCTGCGCCCAATTACAAGTTGATGGCACAAAGCCAGGAATGGGCGCAGCGGGTGGCATCGCGATTGGATTGACATGGCTGTCCACCCTCATGCACGGAAACGGCGAACACATTCACATCCTGCCCGGCGCGCCATTGATTGCCAGGTCCAACGGTATTGAAGCAGCACTGCCAGACACCGATCTTCTCATTACTGGTGAAGGCAAGCTTGATTCGCAATCGTTTACCGGGAAGGTCGTGGGCACTTTGCACGCGTTGGCGCAATCTCATGGTGTCGATCTTGCAGTAGCAGCCGGAGGAGTGGAATCAGGTATTCCAGATGATTTCTTGGCTGTGGAAATGATTAAATCCTCCGACGTTGCAGCACAATTACGTGATGCTGGGCGGAGGATCGCTGAAGACTACTTGTCAAAAAACTAG
- a CDS encoding NADPH-dependent F420 reductase yields the protein MTTVGIIGSGNIGGALARMAVAAGYDVIVSNSRGPESLTDQVASLGKRARAATPEEAAREGDLVVAAVGFRHHTELPVEALAGKTVIDTMNYFPEFDGVYPELDAREITSSELVQKHLSQSHVVKVLNNLDSIRLETAAQPAGSPARSALSISANDKAAQAEAAAFTHAIGYDTVENGTLADSWRHEAGTPVNVLPYIEPATKKISEEEFWSTWLNQASPVTVPADCVRDLLNQANRTGRVGGASADWLQLIPGEPA from the coding sequence ATGACAACGGTCGGCATTATTGGCAGTGGAAACATCGGAGGTGCCCTGGCACGCATGGCGGTTGCTGCTGGATACGATGTAATTGTTAGTAATTCCCGCGGTCCGGAATCCCTCACAGATCAGGTGGCAAGCCTTGGAAAGCGGGCTCGCGCTGCAACCCCTGAAGAGGCAGCGCGTGAAGGAGATCTCGTTGTCGCTGCAGTTGGGTTCCGCCATCACACAGAACTACCAGTCGAGGCTTTGGCAGGTAAGACGGTCATCGATACGATGAATTATTTCCCGGAGTTTGACGGTGTATACCCTGAACTCGATGCACGCGAAATTACCAGCAGTGAGCTTGTGCAGAAGCATCTCTCACAATCACATGTCGTCAAAGTACTCAACAATCTCGATTCCATACGTTTGGAAACTGCAGCACAGCCTGCGGGATCACCTGCACGTTCTGCCCTGTCCATCAGTGCAAACGATAAAGCAGCACAAGCTGAAGCTGCAGCATTTACCCATGCCATCGGTTATGACACAGTAGAAAACGGCACTCTTGCTGACAGCTGGAGACATGAGGCCGGCACCCCTGTAAACGTACTCCCCTATATTGAACCTGCCACCAAAAAGATCAGCGAAGAAGAATTCTGGTCAACATGGCTCAACCAAGCTTCTCCTGTCACTGTTCCTGCAGACTGTGTACGCGATCTGCTTAACCAGGCTAATCGCACAGGTCGTGTCGGTGGCGCCTCGGCTGACTGGCTACAGCTTATTCCTGGGGAACCTGCCTAA
- a CDS encoding YceD family protein, with amino-acid sequence MNSPFIFDVAALLRGSALPETLTQSGPSPTRIGPEMIAIPEGGKVVVEAQIIPLGGGLAVEADVEAQLQGQCSRCLRELTPTKTLHISEVFAADPDFVTGEDAADDEDELPMVNQDQIDLLQSVIDEAGLTLPFNPVCEELGYGECQDDETPAPDGISEEVDNEEKVDPRWAGLEKFL; translated from the coding sequence ATGAACTCTCCATTTATTTTTGATGTCGCCGCACTCCTTCGTGGAAGTGCCCTTCCGGAAACGCTCACCCAATCGGGGCCGAGCCCCACCCGCATTGGTCCGGAAATGATTGCGATTCCTGAGGGCGGAAAAGTTGTTGTTGAGGCCCAAATTATCCCACTTGGGGGCGGGCTTGCCGTAGAAGCAGACGTTGAAGCACAGCTTCAAGGCCAGTGCTCTAGGTGCCTTCGTGAGCTCACCCCAACTAAGACTTTGCACATCTCTGAAGTTTTCGCAGCCGATCCAGACTTTGTCACAGGCGAAGACGCAGCTGATGACGAGGATGAGCTGCCCATGGTCAATCAAGATCAGATTGATCTGCTTCAGTCTGTCATTGATGAAGCCGGCCTTACCTTGCCGTTCAACCCTGTCTGCGAAGAGCTTGGGTACGGCGAATGCCAAGATGACGAAACACCGGCGCCAGACGGTATTTCTGAAGAGGTTGACAACGAGGAGAAAGTTGATCCTCGCTGGGCAGGACTGGAGAAGTTCCTGTGA
- the rnc gene encoding ribonuclease III — MSRKKNRLTGVDALNEAFDAVDHQPLLDRLGVDIQRDLLVLALTHRSFANENGMLPNNERLEFLGDAVLGLSVANKLYERYPSSPESDVSKMRASIVSRYGLADIAREIELGDHILLGKGELLTDGRSKDSILADTTEALLGAIFRQHGFEIARDVVLRLFAYKIENASARGIHQDWKTTLQEELAQRKRPMAEYSATSIGPDHDLIFTAIVTLEGEEMGRGEGPNKKLAEQEAAHQAFRKLRESRA; from the coding sequence GTGAGCAGGAAGAAGAACAGGCTAACTGGGGTCGATGCGCTTAATGAGGCTTTTGATGCGGTAGATCATCAGCCTTTGTTGGACCGCCTTGGTGTGGATATTCAGCGCGACTTATTAGTCCTCGCTTTAACCCACCGCTCATTTGCCAATGAAAATGGCATGCTTCCCAACAATGAGCGTCTGGAGTTCCTCGGCGACGCCGTTTTAGGTCTGTCTGTGGCCAATAAGCTCTATGAGCGATACCCCAGCAGCCCGGAATCCGATGTATCTAAAATGCGTGCGTCGATTGTGAGCCGCTACGGACTGGCGGATATCGCCCGCGAAATCGAACTTGGCGATCACATTCTGCTTGGCAAAGGTGAATTGCTCACCGACGGTCGCAGTAAAGATTCCATTCTTGCTGATACTACCGAGGCATTGCTTGGTGCGATTTTCCGCCAGCACGGTTTTGAAATTGCCCGCGATGTTGTCCTTCGCCTGTTCGCTTACAAGATCGAGAATGCTTCAGCGCGCGGAATTCACCAGGACTGGAAGACCACCCTGCAAGAGGAACTTGCCCAGCGCAAGCGCCCCATGGCTGAGTATTCTGCCACCTCAATTGGTCCGGATCATGATCTAATTTTCACTGCCATAGTGACGCTTGAAGGCGAAGAAATGGGTCGGGGAGAAGGCCCGAACAAGAAGCTGGCTGAACAAGAAGCAGCACACCAGGCCTTCCGAAAGCTTCGGGAGTCCCGTGCCTGA
- a CDS encoding amino acid ABC transporter ATP-binding/permease protein codes for MASTVWVELSASSLLRLGNQLFTAALLLVPVWILLYRPDVSLIAIAAIMAFIAIIGAACRWGEQVCGHRAAFGLLAHMRVMLYDAIIRKGSPATPNGSGSIMSVATRDINSIEVFFAHTIGPAITAVILSVAGVATLTMLDPVAGLIGLIGIIIAWLIPLIGKNSTNNEATQRGNIAQHLTEDASGRLEINSHSAIEVRLKALGDKEQGLHHEVTQQGLIVGLRQGLALLWPWISAALMVVLVPDSGVLAAAIIVALSPSLDAVEGFARTMPTALNSARRYFSIIDAPIVIAEPTNPQPLPQGPLGICIENVNVGKTGSVSLKIAAGEHIGITGPSGSGKSTLAKMIVKLAKPDSGTITIAGVDIADVSSTELREAITMVEQRSVLFRGSVLDNLRVGNPELSEEEATKVLRRASISELPLDKDALKLSGGQQQRLCLARALARNPRVLIVDEATSHQDALHQSELATMLSSLTDTTVIIIAHRKAALSHVDRVIELQNVQNP; via the coding sequence TTGGCCTCTACGGTATGGGTCGAGCTCAGTGCCTCCTCACTATTGCGTTTAGGCAATCAACTTTTCACTGCAGCTTTACTCCTTGTTCCCGTCTGGATCCTTCTCTACCGTCCAGACGTCTCCCTTATCGCTATCGCCGCCATCATGGCGTTCATCGCCATCATCGGAGCTGCATGCCGATGGGGTGAGCAAGTATGCGGCCACCGCGCCGCCTTTGGGCTGCTTGCCCACATGCGCGTGATGCTTTACGACGCCATCATCCGCAAAGGTAGCCCCGCAACGCCTAATGGCAGTGGCTCCATCATGTCGGTTGCTACCCGCGACATTAACTCCATTGAAGTATTTTTTGCGCATACTATTGGCCCCGCGATCACTGCGGTGATCCTCAGTGTGGCAGGTGTGGCAACGCTGACCATGCTTGATCCTGTGGCGGGGCTAATTGGCTTAATCGGCATCATTATCGCGTGGTTAATCCCACTGATTGGAAAGAATTCAACCAACAACGAAGCCACACAACGTGGTAACATTGCCCAGCATTTAACTGAAGACGCATCAGGGCGTTTAGAGATCAACTCTCATAGTGCCATTGAGGTTCGACTAAAAGCCCTGGGTGACAAAGAACAAGGCTTGCACCACGAGGTCACCCAACAAGGCTTGATCGTAGGATTGCGACAGGGATTAGCCTTGTTGTGGCCATGGATTTCCGCAGCCCTCATGGTGGTCTTAGTTCCTGATTCTGGTGTTTTAGCCGCCGCTATTATCGTGGCTTTATCCCCATCATTAGATGCAGTGGAAGGTTTCGCCCGCACGATGCCCACTGCGTTAAATAGTGCCCGGCGCTACTTCTCTATCATTGATGCACCAATTGTCATTGCAGAACCCACAAATCCACAGCCACTACCGCAAGGACCACTTGGTATCTGCATCGAAAACGTTAATGTAGGCAAAACAGGTTCGGTTTCTTTAAAAATTGCAGCCGGTGAACATATTGGCATCACCGGCCCCAGCGGTAGTGGCAAATCCACGCTGGCCAAAATGATCGTCAAACTCGCCAAACCAGATTCAGGCACCATCACCATCGCCGGCGTAGATATCGCAGATGTTTCTTCTACCGAACTGCGAGAAGCTATCACTATGGTGGAACAACGGTCAGTGCTTTTTAGAGGCAGCGTTTTAGATAATTTGCGGGTGGGCAATCCGGAGCTGTCTGAAGAAGAAGCTACAAAGGTGTTGAGGCGGGCGTCGATAAGCGAGCTACCTTTGGACAAGGACGCGCTAAAGCTATCTGGCGGGCAGCAACAACGGCTCTGCCTGGCGCGTGCTTTGGCACGCAACCCGAGGGTGTTGATTGTCGATGAAGCCACCAGCCATCAAGATGCACTGCATCAGTCTGAACTTGCCACGATGTTGTCCTCGTTGACCGATACCACCGTGATTATCATTGCCCACCGCAAAGCAGCGCTTAGCCACGTGGATCGTGTGATTGAGCTGCAGAATGTGCAAAATCCCTGA
- the gdhA gene encoding NADP-specific glutamate dehydrogenase → MTVDEQVSNYYDMLLKRNAGEPEFHQAVAEVLESLKIVLEKDPHYADYGLIQRLCEPERQLIFRVPWVDDEGQVQVNRGFRVQFNSALGPYKGGLRFHPSVNLGIVKFLGFEQIFKNSLTGLPIGGGKGGSDFDPKGKSELEIMRFCQSFMTELHRHIGEYRDVPAGDIGVGGREIGFLFGHYRRLANQHESGVLTGKGLTWGGSLVRTEATGYGCVYFVHEMIKAKGESIEGQKVIVSGSGNVATYAIEKAQELGATVIAFSDSSGWVHTPNGVDVAKLREIKEERRARVSVYAEEVEGATYHTDGSIWDLKCDIALPCATQNELDGENAKTLADNGCRFVAEGANMPSTPEAVEVFRERDIRFGPGKAANAGGVATSALEMQQNASRDSWSFEYTDERLQVIMKNIFKTCAETAAEYGHENDYVVGANIAGFKKVADAMLAQGVI, encoded by the coding sequence ATGACAGTTGATGAGCAGGTCTCGAACTATTACGACATGCTTCTGAAGCGCAACGCCGGAGAGCCTGAATTTCACCAGGCAGTGGCGGAAGTTTTGGAATCATTGAAGATCGTCCTGGAGAAGGACCCTCATTACGCTGATTATGGCCTCATCCAGCGCCTGTGCGAGCCAGAACGCCAGCTCATCTTCCGTGTACCTTGGGTAGACGATGAAGGCCAGGTCCAGGTCAACCGTGGTTTCCGTGTGCAGTTCAACTCTGCACTTGGTCCATACAAGGGTGGTCTGCGTTTCCACCCTTCAGTCAACCTTGGCATTGTTAAGTTCCTTGGTTTTGAACAGATCTTTAAGAACTCCCTGACCGGCTTGCCAATCGGTGGCGGTAAGGGTGGATCTGACTTTGACCCTAAGGGCAAATCAGAGCTGGAAATCATGCGATTCTGCCAGTCTTTCATGACTGAGCTGCACCGCCACATTGGTGAATACCGCGACGTTCCTGCAGGTGATATCGGAGTTGGTGGCCGTGAGATCGGCTTCCTGTTCGGACACTACCGCCGTCTGGCAAACCAGCACGAGTCCGGTGTCTTGACTGGTAAGGGTCTGACCTGGGGTGGATCCCTGGTCCGTACTGAAGCAACCGGCTACGGCTGCGTCTACTTTGTCCATGAAATGATCAAGGCAAAGGGCGAGTCCATCGAAGGCCAGAAGGTCATCGTTTCTGGTTCCGGAAACGTGGCAACCTATGCCATTGAAAAGGCGCAGGAACTGGGCGCAACAGTCATTGCTTTCTCTGACTCCAGCGGCTGGGTCCATACCCCGAACGGCGTCGATGTGGCTAAGCTCCGCGAAATTAAGGAAGAGCGTCGTGCCCGCGTATCCGTGTACGCAGAAGAGGTCGAAGGCGCAACCTACCACACCGATGGTTCCATCTGGGATCTCAAGTGTGACATTGCACTTCCTTGTGCAACTCAAAACGAGCTTGACGGTGAGAACGCAAAGACCCTTGCAGACAACGGCTGCCGCTTCGTCGCTGAAGGCGCAAACATGCCTTCCACCCCTGAAGCTGTTGAGGTCTTCCGCGAGCGCGATATCCGCTTCGGACCTGGCAAGGCAGCAAACGCCGGTGGTGTGGCAACCTCTGCACTTGAGATGCAGCAGAACGCTTCCCGCGATTCCTGGAGCTTCGAGTACACCGACGAGCGCCTGCAGGTGATCATGAAGAACATCTTCAAGACCTGTGCTGAAACCGCAGCAGAATATGGCCACGAGAACGATTACGTCGTGGGCGCAAACATTGCTGGCTTCAAGAAGGTTGCCGACGCAATGCTTGCACAGGGCGTTATTTAA
- the mutM gene encoding bifunctional DNA-formamidopyrimidine glycosylase/DNA-(apurinic or apyrimidinic site) lyase, translating into MPELPEVEVVRRGLENHMVGHTIVSASVLHPRAARNQLGGGPEIEANIVGLKVSAAKRRGKFLWLELIDEPSGDTPPDLGLLVHLGMSGQMLIKEPDAPISPHLRAKVELDSGDEVWFVDQRTFGYWWLGELVDGVPQRVSHIATDLLDDSFDFSAVARNLKSRKTEIKRLLLNQEIVSGIGNIYADEMLWQAQIHPLQRADRLSLARLEELLHAGKEVMIKALAQGGTSFDALYVNVNGNSGYFALSLNAYGQTGEPCARCGTPIIRENFMNRGSHFCPNCQKQR; encoded by the coding sequence GTGCCTGAACTGCCTGAAGTTGAGGTGGTGCGCCGCGGTTTGGAAAACCACATGGTTGGACACACCATCGTATCCGCCTCCGTGCTCCACCCGCGTGCTGCCCGCAATCAACTAGGCGGCGGCCCCGAAATCGAGGCCAACATCGTAGGACTCAAGGTCAGCGCCGCCAAGCGACGCGGCAAATTCCTTTGGCTTGAGCTTATCGACGAACCCTCCGGCGACACCCCTCCCGATCTAGGCCTTCTGGTTCACCTCGGGATGAGTGGCCAAATGCTCATCAAAGAACCCGACGCACCAATTAGTCCGCACCTTCGGGCCAAAGTTGAGCTAGATAGTGGCGATGAAGTTTGGTTTGTTGATCAACGCACTTTTGGATATTGGTGGCTCGGTGAGCTGGTCGACGGCGTACCCCAACGCGTCTCCCATATCGCTACCGATTTATTGGATGACTCTTTTGATTTCTCTGCGGTTGCACGGAACCTGAAGTCCCGGAAAACAGAGATCAAACGGCTACTGCTCAACCAAGAAATCGTCTCTGGCATCGGAAATATCTACGCCGATGAAATGTTGTGGCAAGCACAAATCCACCCACTTCAGCGTGCCGATCGACTTTCCCTTGCCCGTTTGGAAGAACTTCTTCACGCTGGCAAAGAAGTGATGATCAAAGCTTTAGCTCAAGGTGGAACATCGTTTGATGCACTCTATGTCAACGTCAATGGCAACTCCGGCTATTTTGCGTTATCACTTAATGCTTATGGCCAAACAGGGGAGCCCTGTGCGCGCTGTGGCACTCCAATCATCCGCGAGAACTTCATGAACCGCGGATCTCACTTCTGTCCGAATTGCCAAAAGCAGCGTTAG